A window of Bacillus toyonensis BCT-7112 genomic DNA:
ATGAGCACAAGTCTCCTTATCGGGGGGATTATAGGATATGCAATCGGCTATTATATTGAGCAGCGTATACAAGGATTAAATACGTTTCTATTTGAAGTAGAACGAGGGAATTTTCCGAACGATGTTTCATTTACTGCGGATGATGAATTCCATGAAGTGGAACGAAAAGTAATCGGCCTTGCTCGTCGATTAGAGGAGCAAGCGGGATTATTTCAAAAAGTAACGAATGAACGAGCCCATTGGAATGAAGAGATGAGGCAAGAGGCGATTTCTCAAGAAAGGCATAGATTAGCAAGGGAACTGCATGATTCAGTAAGTCAGCAGCTTTTTGCAATGTCGATGATGATGTCAGCCATTAATGAACAAGTAGCTGAAATTCCAGACACGACAAAAAAACAATTACAACTTGTTGAAAATATGGTCGTAAATGCACAATCAGAAATGAGAGCATTGCTCTTACATCTACGCCCAGTACAGTTAGAAGGTAAGAAGTTAACAGAGGGTATAGAAGAATTATTAACAGAACTGTCTAGAAAGCAACATATGAAAATTGAATGGTTAATTGAGCCAATTGAATTAAAAAAAGGTGTAGAAGATCATTTATTCCGTATTGTACAAGAAGCTCTATCAA
This region includes:
- a CDS encoding sensor histidine kinase is translated as MKKQKNISWMYIRYSMLSSVSIALICTIVYVWKSEQQVYDLLWEESIASVPIGLFIMSTSLLIGGIIGYAIGYYIEQRIQGLNTFLFEVERGNFPNDVSFTADDEFHEVERKVIGLARRLEEQAGLFQKVTNERAHWNEEMRQEAISQERHRLARELHDSVSQQLFAMSMMMSAINEQVAEIPDTTKKQLQLVENMVVNAQSEMRALLLHLRPVQLEGKKLTEGIEELLTELSRKQHMKIEWLIEPIELKKGVEDHLFRIVQEALSNTLRHAKAKKTEVRLRKIDQYAILKIIDDGVGFEVGVNKAGSYGLRSMQERVHEIGGTLKVLSFPAKGTQIEVKVPIMIEKGGES